In Tachysurus vachellii isolate PV-2020 chromosome 1, HZAU_Pvac_v1, whole genome shotgun sequence, a genomic segment contains:
- the ptprc gene encoding receptor-type tyrosine-protein phosphatase C isoform X21: MANVPGLMFLLLVLAGLVLCDEVPESPDQNKGGPGAGNSSKNVTVPSTSGSPTSTPTTQHQTSTAIKPEGAEIPKESGLPTLTHPTKPQINTTRKTEGAEIPKESGLPTLTHPTKPQINTTRKTEGAEIPKESGLPTSTTSTEPHINTTIKTEGGPGAGNSSKNGGPGAGNSSKNDNQTQNSSDSLTSSPTDTISPTLTTSATTVKPLCNYSYSYSFDVSDGLLKVDFNINSLEGNYTIMLNNTSSIKTIRVRPEEQKYQISFATSSLKPCQKYAVSFSPSCTPIDAKNYSNLETRTLVDSDVNFTLKNDQEWCFKTMWNLSFKEECITITENNSCSNIHLNFTEDFCNNATVTFQLPPVKPVFNFTNKFPTKFEWTNQPTKCKNNLTFTCNGTNVDYSKLEPFLDHMCTGTYNFGKRSITSDPTKVKIECNIGNVAIVNKTGKSISARWDLNSRNCPDIQKNFTLTVSSNKTTPILVNCVRDHCKIEDLEAFTTYKCTFNANYKKIVFRSVSLIETTSSTNPDLTKKLKLIPTSHNSFKIDCELKSWHGPQGKFEAVLYKDKDEVKTNEICSFEFSNLYYLTHYKVKVIATNGNGNKTESDSVDFDTKYNDKAVLGFLSFLIIVTSIALLFVLYKIYLLKREKSSRNEQEMDDLLPSNALLRVEPISAEELLDAYKKKRADEGRLFMEEFQSVPRIFSNFSVREAKKSENHTKNRYVDILPYDYNRVSLSHGGTDDYINASFIEGYKETNKYIAAQGPKEETIGDFWTMIWEQKTSIIVMVTRCEEGNKNKCAQYWPSMERETEIFDDLVVKIKGEEKCPDYIIRHLTLMNRKEKSAEREVTHIQFTSWPDHGVPSDPGLLLKLRRRVNSFKNFFSGPIVIHCSAGVGRTGTYICIDAMIESLEAEGRVDIYGYVVKLRRQRCLMVQVEAQYVLIHTALIEYSQFGETEMALSSFHSEVSTLRQKEGSEPSLMELEFQKLPKFKTYRSANTARTEENKKKNRSSIIPYDFNRVPIKLDDEVSHDSDADDEQDYSSDEEDEVPTKYINASYLDGYWMPSSFIVAQGPMEDTVADFLHMLYQKQVQTVFMLSNCTENDKEFCTQYWDDEKKTFEEMVVEVKETENTPTYIRRCLEIQHTKRKDSHTLQQYQFLKWVGQELPDNPLDLVDMMRSVRQSGDNYNKNKNFPILAHCNDGSSRSGIFCALWKLLDSADTEKLVDIFQVAKDMRKARMGMLTTFEQYNFLYAALEVAYPVQNGEVKKPSEAPADTVQVINESTALISPSTGTATEESTKEGTGSVPPEEGATEASTEPEKSLSESTPNGPTATAEAETV; encoded by the exons gtgatGAAGTACCTGAAAGTCCAGACCAAAATAAAG GTGGTCCAGGAGCTGGAAATTCAAGCAAAAACG TTACAGTCCCAAGCACATCAGGCTCACCCACAAGCACCCCCACAACTCAACACCAAACAAGCACAGCCATAAAGCCAGAAG GTGCAGAAATACCCAAAGAGTCAGGCTTAcccacactcacccacccaaCTAAACCCCAAATAAACACAACCAGAAAGACAGAAG GTGCAGAAATACCCAAAGAGTCAGGCTTAcccacactcacccacccaaCTAAACCCCAAATAAACACAACCAGAAAGACAGAAG GTGCAGAAATACCCAAAGAGTCAGGCTTACCCACAAGCACCACCTCAACTGAACCCCACATAAACACAACCATAAAGACAGAAG GTGGTCCAGGAGCTGGAAATTCAAGCAAAAACg GTGGTCCAGGAGCTGGAAATTCAAGCAAAAACg ATAACCAAacccaaaacagctctgactcactcacatcCTCACCCACGGACACAATCTCACCCACACTCACGACCAGCGCAACAACAG tgaAACCCTTGT GCAACTACAGCTACAGCTACAGCTTTGACGTGTCAGATGGATTACTGAAAGTGGATTTTAACATAAATAGTCTTGAAGGCAATTACACAATTATGCTGAACAACACAAGCTCTATCAAAACAATCCGAGTGCGACCTGAAGAGCAGAAATACCAAATATCATTTGCTACTTCATCACTAAAGCCTTGCCAAAAATATGCTGTCAGTTTTAGTCCTTCCTGTACTCCCATTGATGCTAAAAATTACAGTAATCTGGAAACGAGAACATTAG TTGACTCAGATGTAAATTTCACACTGAAGAATGATCAAGAATGGTGTTTCAAGACCATGTGGAATTTGAGTTTTAAAGAAGAATGTATAACCATCACTGAAAATAACTCCTGCAGCAATATTCACCTGAACTTTACAGAAGACTTCTGTAATAATGCCACTGTAACTTTCCAACTTCCCCCAG TAAAGcctgtttttaattttacaaacaAGTTCCCCACTAAATTTGAATGgaccaatcagcctacaaaatgcaaaaacaacCTCACATTCACCTGCAATG GCACGAACGTAGACTATTCAAAGTTGGAACCTTTTTTGGATCATATGTGCACTGGGACATATAATTTCGGAAAGAGGTCAATCACTAGCGACCCCACGAAAGTTAAGATTGAATGCA ATATTGGTAATGTCGCTATTGTCAATAAAACGGGAAAAAGCATCAGTGCAAGATGGGATTTAAACAGCAGAAACTGCCCAGACATTCAAAAGAATTTCACTTTGACAGTGAGCAGCAATAAGACCACACCAA TTTTAGTGAACTGTGTCAGGGACCACTGTAAAATTGAGGATTTGGAAGCCTTTACTACATATAAGTGCACTTTTAATGCAAATTACAAGAAGATCGTTTTCCGCAGTGTTTCCTTAATTGAAACGACCTCATCTACAA ATCCCGATTTAACTAAAAAGTTGAAACTCATTCCTACTTCTCATAATTCGTTCAAAATTGATTGTGAACTTAAAAGTTGGCACGGGCCCCAGGGAAAATTTGAAGCAGTGCTCTACAAAGATAAAGATGAAGTCAAAACGAATGAAATATGTTCATTTGAATTCAGCAACCTCTACTACTTAACACACTATAAAGTGAAG GTCATTGCCACAAATGGTAACGGGAATAAAACTGAGAGCGACAGTGTGGATTTTGATACTAAAT ACAATGACAAAGCTGTTCTTGGATTCCTGAGCTTTCTCATTATTGTCACGTCTATCGCGCTCCTGTTTGTCCTGTACAAGATTTACCTTTTAAAGAGGGAAAAGTCAAG CAGGAATGAACAGGAAATGGATGACCTTCTTCCATCAA ATGCACTGCTTAGAGTGGAACCCATAAGTGCTGAAGAGCTGCTCGATGCGTACAAGAAGAAGAGGGCTGATGAAGGACGTCTGTTCATGGAAGAATTTCAG AGCGTTCCACGTATTTTCTCCAATTTCTCAGTCAGAGAGGCCAAAAAATCAGAAAACCATACAAAGAATCGCTACGTTGACATTCTTCCCT ATGACTATAAtcgcgtctctctctctcacggaGGAACAGATGACTACATCAACGCCAGTTTCATTGAG ggTTACAAGGAAACCAATAAATACATTGCAGCCCAAG gACCCAAGGAAGAGACAATAGGAGATTTCTGGACGATGATCTGGGAGCAAAAGACTTCCATTATTGTCATGGTAACCCGTTGTGAAGAAGGAAACAAG AACAAATGTGCTCAGTATTGGCCATCaatggagagagaaacagagatttTTGATGATTTGGTTGTGAAAATCAAGGGAGAGGAAAAATGCCCGGATTACATAATCCGCCACCTGACCCTGATGAAC CGTAAAGAGAAGTCAGCAGAACGTGAAGTGACTCACATCCAGTTCACGAGCTGGCCTGACCATGGCGTCCCATCTGATCCCGGCCTGCTCCTTAAACTTCGCCGCAGAGTCAACTCCTTCAAAAACTTCTTCAGTGGACCAATTGTCATTCACTGCAG TGCCGGAGTTGGTCGCACAGGGACCTACATCTGTATCGATGCCATGATTGAGAGTCTGGAGGCAGAAGGACGTGTGGACATTTATGGATATGTGGTCAAACTTCGCCGTCAAAGATGCCTCATGGTCCAAGTGGAG GCCCAGTATGTGCTCATCCACACGGCGCTGATCGAATACAGTCAGTTTGGCGAGACGGAAATGGCGCTCTCAAGTTTCCACTCGGAGGTCAGCACACTCAGACAGAAGGAGGGAAGTGAACCGTCTTTAATGGAGTTGGAGTTTCAG AAACTTCCAAAATTCAAAACCTACAGGTCGGCCAACACGGCACGCACCGaggagaacaagaagaaaaaccGCTCGTCTATCATTCCAT atgaCTTTAACAGAGTCCCAATTAAACTGGACGATGAAGTCAGCCATGAcagtgatgctgatgatgagCAGGATTATTCCtcagatgaagaagatgaagtcCCAACCAAATACATCAACGCCTCCTATTTGGAT GGATACTGGATGCCGAGTAGCTTCATTGTGGCACAGGGACCTATGGAGGACACGGTTGCTGACTTTCTGCACATGCTGTACCAGAAGCAGGTTCAAACTGTCTTCATGCTCTCGAATTGCACTGAGAATGACAAG GAGTTCTGCACCCAGTATTGGGATGATGAGAAGAAAACATTTGAGGAGATGGTGGTGGAGGTTAAAGAGACTGAAAACACCCCTACATACATCAGACGGTGCCTAGAAATACAGCACACCAAG AGGAAAGACAGCCACACACTGCAGCAGTACCAGTTCCTGAAATGGGTGGGTCAGGAGCTTCCAGACAACCCTCTCGATTTGGTTGACATGATGAGAAGTGTCAGACAGAGCGGTGACaactacaacaaaaacaagaatttCCCCATTCTAGCACACTGCAA TGATGGCTCCTCACGTTCTGGAATATTCTGCGCCTTGTGGAAGCTTCTGGACAGTGCGGACACAGAGAAACTGGTGGACATCTTCCAGGTGGCCAAGGACATGCGCAAGGCTCGCATGGGCATGCTCACCACCTTT GAGCAGTACAATTTCCTGTATGCTGCCCTGGAGGTTGCGTATCCGGTGCAGAACGGTGAGGTGAAGAAGCCCAGCGAAGCCCCTGCTGACACTGTGCAGGTTATTAACGAATCCACAGCACTGATCAGTCCCAGCACAGGCACTGCCACCGAAGAGAGTACCAAGGAAGGTACCGGCTCAGTACCGCCTGAAGAGGGAGCCACTGAGGCCAGCACAGAGCCAGAGAAAAGCCTTAGTGAGAGCACCCCTAACGGTCCTACTGCTACAGCAGAGGCGGAAACTGTTTAA
- the ptprc gene encoding receptor-type tyrosine-protein phosphatase C isoform X9, whose translation MSVNGVIIDIYKCMVLHPYVNIYSSVLLILGAEIPKESGLPTLTHPTKPQINTTRKTEGAEIPKESGLPTLTHPTKHQINTTRKTEGAEIPKESGLPTLTHPTKPQINTTRKTEGAEIPKESGLPTLTHPTKPQINTTRKTEGAEIPKESGLPTSTTSTEPQINTTIKTEGGPGAGNSSKNVTVPSTSGSPTSTPTTQHQTSTAIKPEEPGSPALIPSTQNQTNPILQSPDNNTSNLHSSTHQQPISSTAMTTADNQTQNSSDSLTSSPTDTISPTLTTSATTVKPLCNYSYSYSFDVSDGLLKVDFNINSLEGNYTIMLNNTSSIKTIRVRPEEQKYQISFATSSLKPCQKYAVSFSPSCTPIDAKNYSNLETRTLVDSDVNFTLKNDQEWCFKTMWNLSFKEECITITENNSCSNIHLNFTEDFCNNATVTFQLPPVKPVFNFTNKFPTKFEWTNQPTKCKNNLTFTCNGTNVDYSKLEPFLDHMCTGTYNFGKRSITSDPTKVKIECNIGNVAIVNKTGKSISARWDLNSRNCPDIQKNFTLTVSSNKTTPILVNCVRDHCKIEDLEAFTTYKCTFNANYKKIVFRSVSLIETTSSTNPDLTKKLKLIPTSHNSFKIDCELKSWHGPQGKFEAVLYKDKDEVKTNEICSFEFSNLYYLTHYKVKVIATNGNGNKTESDSVDFDTKYNDKAVLGFLSFLIIVTSIALLFVLYKIYLLKREKSSRNEQEMDDLLPSNALLRVEPISAEELLDAYKKKRADEGRLFMEEFQSVPRIFSNFSVREAKKSENHTKNRYVDILPYDYNRVSLSHGGTDDYINASFIEGYKETNKYIAAQGPKEETIGDFWTMIWEQKTSIIVMVTRCEEGNKNKCAQYWPSMERETEIFDDLVVKIKGEEKCPDYIIRHLTLMNRKEKSAEREVTHIQFTSWPDHGVPSDPGLLLKLRRRVNSFKNFFSGPIVIHCSAGVGRTGTYICIDAMIESLEAEGRVDIYGYVVKLRRQRCLMVQVEAQYVLIHTALIEYSQFGETEMALSSFHSEVSTLRQKEGSEPSLMELEFQKLPKFKTYRSANTARTEENKKKNRSSIIPYDFNRVPIKLDDEVSHDSDADDEQDYSSDEEDEVPTKYINASYLDGYWMPSSFIVAQGPMEDTVADFLHMLYQKQVQTVFMLSNCTENDKEFCTQYWDDEKKTFEEMVVEVKETENTPTYIRRCLEIQHTKRKDSHTLQQYQFLKWVGQELPDNPLDLVDMMRSVRQSGDNYNKNKNFPILAHCNDGSSRSGIFCALWKLLDSADTEKLVDIFQVAKDMRKARMGMLTTFEQYNFLYAALEVAYPVQNGEVKKPSEAPADTVQVINESTALISPSTGTATEESTKEGTGSVPPEEGATEASTEPEKSLSESTPNGPTATAEAETV comes from the exons ATGAGTGTTAATGGTGttattatagatatatacaaaTGTATGGTATTACAtccatatgtaaatatatactcAAGTGTTCTGCTTATTCTAGGTGCAGAAATACCCAAAGAGTCAGGCTTAcccacactcacccacccaaCTAAACCCCAAATAAACACAACCAGAAAGACAGAAG GTGCAGAAATACCCAAAGAGTCAGGCTTAcccacactcacccacccaaCTAAACACCAAATAAACACAACCAGAAAGACAGAAG GTGCAGAAATACCCAAAGAGTCAGGCTTAcccacactcacccacccaaCTAAACCCCAAATAAACACAACCAGAAAGACAGAAG GTGCAGAAATACCCAAAGAGTCAGGCTTAcccacactcacccacccaaCTAAACCCCAAATAAACACAACCAGAAAGACAGAAG GTGCAGAAATACCCAAAGAGTCAGGCTTACCCACAAGCACCACCTCAACTGAACCCCAAATAAACACAACCATAAAGACAGAAG GTGGTCCAGGAGCTGGAAATTCAAGCAAAAACg TTACAGTCCCAAGCACATCAGGCTCACCCACAAGCACCCCCACAACTCAACACCAAACAAGCACAGCCATAAAGCCAGAAG AGCCAGGCTCACCCGCACTCATCCCCTCAACTCAAAACCAAACTAACCCAATTTTGCAAAGCCCAG ACAATAACACATCAAACTTGCACTCAAGCACGCATCAACAACCAATTTCAAGCACAGCCATGACTACAGCAG ATAACCAAacccaaaacagctctgactcactcacatcCTCACCCACGGACACAATCTCACCCACACTCACGACCAGCGCAACAACAG tgaAACCCTTGT GCAACTACAGCTACAGCTACAGCTTTGACGTGTCAGATGGATTACTGAAAGTGGATTTTAACATAAATAGTCTTGAAGGCAATTACACAATTATGCTGAACAACACAAGCTCTATCAAAACAATCCGAGTGCGACCTGAAGAGCAGAAATACCAAATATCATTTGCTACTTCATCACTAAAGCCTTGCCAAAAATATGCTGTCAGTTTTAGTCCTTCCTGTACTCCCATTGATGCTAAAAATTACAGTAATCTGGAAACGAGAACATTAG TTGACTCAGATGTAAATTTCACACTGAAGAATGATCAAGAATGGTGTTTCAAGACCATGTGGAATTTGAGTTTTAAAGAAGAATGTATAACCATCACTGAAAATAACTCCTGCAGCAATATTCACCTGAACTTTACAGAAGACTTCTGTAATAATGCCACTGTAACTTTCCAACTTCCCCCAG TAAAGcctgtttttaattttacaaacaAGTTCCCCACTAAATTTGAATGgaccaatcagcctacaaaatgcaaaaacaacCTCACATTCACCTGCAATG GCACGAACGTAGACTATTCAAAGTTGGAACCTTTTTTGGATCATATGTGCACTGGGACATATAATTTCGGAAAGAGGTCAATCACTAGCGACCCCACGAAAGTTAAGATTGAATGCA ATATTGGTAATGTCGCTATTGTCAATAAAACGGGAAAAAGCATCAGTGCAAGATGGGATTTAAACAGCAGAAACTGCCCAGACATTCAAAAGAATTTCACTTTGACAGTGAGCAGCAATAAGACCACACCAA TTTTAGTGAACTGTGTCAGGGACCACTGTAAAATTGAGGATTTGGAAGCCTTTACTACATATAAGTGCACTTTTAATGCAAATTACAAGAAGATCGTTTTCCGCAGTGTTTCCTTAATTGAAACGACCTCATCTACAA ATCCCGATTTAACTAAAAAGTTGAAACTCATTCCTACTTCTCATAATTCGTTCAAAATTGATTGTGAACTTAAAAGTTGGCACGGGCCCCAGGGAAAATTTGAAGCAGTGCTCTACAAAGATAAAGATGAAGTCAAAACGAATGAAATATGTTCATTTGAATTCAGCAACCTCTACTACTTAACACACTATAAAGTGAAG GTCATTGCCACAAATGGTAACGGGAATAAAACTGAGAGCGACAGTGTGGATTTTGATACTAAAT ACAATGACAAAGCTGTTCTTGGATTCCTGAGCTTTCTCATTATTGTCACGTCTATCGCGCTCCTGTTTGTCCTGTACAAGATTTACCTTTTAAAGAGGGAAAAGTCAAG CAGGAATGAACAGGAAATGGATGACCTTCTTCCATCAA ATGCACTGCTTAGAGTGGAACCCATAAGTGCTGAAGAGCTGCTCGATGCGTACAAGAAGAAGAGGGCTGATGAAGGACGTCTGTTCATGGAAGAATTTCAG AGCGTTCCACGTATTTTCTCCAATTTCTCAGTCAGAGAGGCCAAAAAATCAGAAAACCATACAAAGAATCGCTACGTTGACATTCTTCCCT ATGACTATAAtcgcgtctctctctctcacggaGGAACAGATGACTACATCAACGCCAGTTTCATTGAG ggTTACAAGGAAACCAATAAATACATTGCAGCCCAAG gACCCAAGGAAGAGACAATAGGAGATTTCTGGACGATGATCTGGGAGCAAAAGACTTCCATTATTGTCATGGTAACCCGTTGTGAAGAAGGAAACAAG AACAAATGTGCTCAGTATTGGCCATCaatggagagagaaacagagatttTTGATGATTTGGTTGTGAAAATCAAGGGAGAGGAAAAATGCCCGGATTACATAATCCGCCACCTGACCCTGATGAAC CGTAAAGAGAAGTCAGCAGAACGTGAAGTGACTCACATCCAGTTCACGAGCTGGCCTGACCATGGCGTCCCATCTGATCCCGGCCTGCTCCTTAAACTTCGCCGCAGAGTCAACTCCTTCAAAAACTTCTTCAGTGGACCAATTGTCATTCACTGCAG TGCCGGAGTTGGTCGCACAGGGACCTACATCTGTATCGATGCCATGATTGAGAGTCTGGAGGCAGAAGGACGTGTGGACATTTATGGATATGTGGTCAAACTTCGCCGTCAAAGATGCCTCATGGTCCAAGTGGAG GCCCAGTATGTGCTCATCCACACGGCGCTGATCGAATACAGTCAGTTTGGCGAGACGGAAATGGCGCTCTCAAGTTTCCACTCGGAGGTCAGCACACTCAGACAGAAGGAGGGAAGTGAACCGTCTTTAATGGAGTTGGAGTTTCAG AAACTTCCAAAATTCAAAACCTACAGGTCGGCCAACACGGCACGCACCGaggagaacaagaagaaaaaccGCTCGTCTATCATTCCAT atgaCTTTAACAGAGTCCCAATTAAACTGGACGATGAAGTCAGCCATGAcagtgatgctgatgatgagCAGGATTATTCCtcagatgaagaagatgaagtcCCAACCAAATACATCAACGCCTCCTATTTGGAT GGATACTGGATGCCGAGTAGCTTCATTGTGGCACAGGGACCTATGGAGGACACGGTTGCTGACTTTCTGCACATGCTGTACCAGAAGCAGGTTCAAACTGTCTTCATGCTCTCGAATTGCACTGAGAATGACAAG GAGTTCTGCACCCAGTATTGGGATGATGAGAAGAAAACATTTGAGGAGATGGTGGTGGAGGTTAAAGAGACTGAAAACACCCCTACATACATCAGACGGTGCCTAGAAATACAGCACACCAAG AGGAAAGACAGCCACACACTGCAGCAGTACCAGTTCCTGAAATGGGTGGGTCAGGAGCTTCCAGACAACCCTCTCGATTTGGTTGACATGATGAGAAGTGTCAGACAGAGCGGTGACaactacaacaaaaacaagaatttCCCCATTCTAGCACACTGCAA TGATGGCTCCTCACGTTCTGGAATATTCTGCGCCTTGTGGAAGCTTCTGGACAGTGCGGACACAGAGAAACTGGTGGACATCTTCCAGGTGGCCAAGGACATGCGCAAGGCTCGCATGGGCATGCTCACCACCTTT GAGCAGTACAATTTCCTGTATGCTGCCCTGGAGGTTGCGTATCCGGTGCAGAACGGTGAGGTGAAGAAGCCCAGCGAAGCCCCTGCTGACACTGTGCAGGTTATTAACGAATCCACAGCACTGATCAGTCCCAGCACAGGCACTGCCACCGAAGAGAGTACCAAGGAAGGTACCGGCTCAGTACCGCCTGAAGAGGGAGCCACTGAGGCCAGCACAGAGCCAGAGAAAAGCCTTAGTGAGAGCACCCCTAACGGTCCTACTGCTACAGCAGAGGCGGAAACTGTTTAA